The genomic segment ATACGCTTCTTTTGCAGGAAAGAAATGAACTACAAGCCTCTTTGCAGCGACAGATGACTTTTGAAAAGAGCGAAAAAGAACTCAAACTTTTATTGGTAGATGAGGAAATTCAAGATTTGGCTACCAAACAAAAGCAGCTCGAAACCGAAAAGAAACTTCAAGATTTAGAAATTCAACTTCGCGACAAAGACCTACAAGAGTTTGCCCTCAAAAATGAGCAGTTGGAACGCCAACGCACCCAGCAGGCACTTCTTCTCACACAGCAGCAGCTCGAAGCCGAAAAGCGCAATCAGCAAATCCTTTCGCTCGAAAAAGACAAAGCCATTCAAGATTTGGCTTTAAAGCAGAAAGAATTGGAAGAAGAACAGCGACGCGAAGCCCTCAAAGCCGCCAAAGAGCAGAACAAGCTACAAAATGAAAAATTAGCTCTACAAGAAGAAACCATCAAAGCCGAGCAGCAGCAGAAGCTCTACTCCTATATTGCCTTAGGTTTGGCTGCCCTGACCATTCTTTTGGTAGCGATTGGCTTCTTCCAACAGCAGAAGGCGCGTAAAAAATTGGGCAAGCAATACGAACAGATTGCCGCTCAAAAATATGAAATCGAGAAGCAAAACGCACAATTAGAAACCCAAAAACAAGAAATCTTAGTTCAAAACGAAGAATTAGAGCAGCAGCAAGAGGAGATTTTGGCGCAAAGAGATAGCATCGAGCATAAAAACTTGCAACTCGAAGCCCAGAAGGAAGTCTTGGTGCAAAAAAATAAAGAGGTAGAGGTGCTTTATCAAAACATCTCTAATATCAGTGAGATTGGTAGGGAAATTACCTCCTCCTTAGATGCCAGCCAGATTGAGGCGATGGTCTATGCCAATGTCAATGCCATTATGCCTGCCGATGTCTTTGGAATAGGCGTATTAGAGCCTGAAAATCACCGTATTCGCTTCGAAGGCGTTGTAGAAAAAGGGGCGATTTTATCTAAACATTACGACAAACTTCGTGAGAAGCACAAGTTTTCGGTGCAGTGCCTTTTGGAGCGAAAGGAAATTGTGATACAAGATTTAGCAAAAGAGTATCCCTCTTTCCAACAAGATGACGAAAATGCAGGCGAAACCCCCGCTTCGCTTATCTATTTGCCGCTCTTTTTGAAGGAAAAGCCTTTTGGCGTGATGACAGTACAAAGTTTCAAACCTAATTCATATAGCAGTCAGGAAGTTACGATGCTTCGCGCCTTAGCCTCTTATGCGGCTACGGCGTTGGATAATGCACAAAATTACGAATTGATACAAGCTAAAAATCGACACATTACCGATAGTATCCGCTATGCCCAAACGATTCAGCAAGCCGTACTGCCTGCCAATGAGCGTTTGAACAAGGTATTGAAGCAGTATTTTATCGTCTATAAACCAAAAGATATTGTTTCGGGCGACTTCTATTGGTTTTCGCAGGCGGAGGGCAAAATGTTTGTCGCTGTGGTCGATTGCACAGGGCATGGCGTACCCGGTGCCTTTATGTCTATGATTGGCAATACGATTTTGAACGAAACGGTAAATGAGAAAAAGATATACGACCCCGCCCAAATTCTGACGCGCCTACACAAAGGGGTCAAGCAAGCCTTAAAACAAGAAGCCGCCCTTAATCCAGAGCGCAGGGTCAATGACGACGGCATGGATGTCGTCTTGTGTAGCCTCGATTTTAGAGAAGAAACGCAGGATAAAGTCAAAGTCCTTTTTGCAGGTGCAAAACGTCCCCTCATTTATGTCCTTCCCCAAACGCAGGAAGCCGCCTATGTGCGTGGCGACAATAAGTCCATTGGCGGTTTTAGGGAGCGAAAGACAGTAGATTTTGTCCAGCATGAGTTTGAATTTCCCAGAAATACAGTCTTGTATCTAACTTCTGACGGCTTTGCCGACCAGCAAAATCCCGAACAGATAAAATTTGGCACGCCACGTCTTTTGCAAGCCTTAGCCGAAAACGCTGCCGAGGACATGGCAAACCAGAAAGTCCTTTTAGAGGTAGCCTTAGAAAATCACCAACGCAGCGAGGAGCAGCGTGATGATATTACCATTTTGGGCATCAAACTCTAACCAACCTTTGTAAGATGATAGATTTTGGCAAGCGTTCTTATCAGAAAGAACTCATGGACGAGCTTACCTTAGAGGGGGAAGACTTGCGGCGCAATTTAGAGGAATTAGCTTTTATCAATACCCATTTGGGCGGTTATGAGGTGCTGACCAGTGCCATTCATTTTTTAGAAAAGCGAAAAAAAATAGACCTTCAACAGCCTTTGAGTCTGCTTGATGTAGGCAGCGGTGGCGGCGATACGCTTCGTTTTTTAGCCAAATATTTCCGCCGTAAGCGGTGGCAAGGCAATTTTATGGGCATCGATGCCAATCCGTTTATGGTCAATTATAGCCGCATGCGAAGTTTGGTATTTCCCGAAATTAGTTTTGATATTTGCGATATTACAAAACCTGAATTTGAAAATTTAGAGGCTGATATTGTAATTTGCAGCCTTTTCTGTCATCATTTCGAAGATGAAGCCCTGATTGCGCTGTTTAGGAATTTGAAAAAAATAAGTAAAAAGGCGTTTATCATCAACGATTTAGAGCGCAATCGCCTTGCTTTTTATGCGATTAAGTCGCTTACCCATTTTTTTAGCAAATCGTATTTGGTCAAACATGATGCGCCACTTTCGGTGCGTCGTGCTTTCAAAAGGCAGGAGCTGGCAGAACTTTTGGAGGCGGCAGGAATTAAAAAGTATAGAATCCGTTGGAAGTGGGCTTTTCGCTATCAGGTGATTGTGTGGCAATAAGGGGAGTGCGCTATTATTTTTTAGAACGGACAACGCGCTTTTTCCGAAAAAAATTGTATTTTGCCTTTCTGAAATATCTGCCCCTTCACTACTTTCAAAGTAATATGTTTTCTTTACTTTTATTTTCTTTTTCGGATAGCGTTTATGAAAATAAGAAGCAATCCCTTCGGCTTCGCGCTTGTTTCGGGGTCTGTTTTCTTTTTCTGATGCTTACTCTTTCGAGCCTTTGGGGACAAGACCGTTCCGCTTTGCATCAAAAGTTGGAAAAAAGCAGTCGTACCGAAGAAAAAATCGAGCTACTTTTGGCGTTGGCTCGCATAGATTCGGTGAGCGATAGTGCCTTTTTTTATGCGAAAAAAGCCGAAGTATTGGCAAACAATCAAAAAAATAGGGAAAAGCAGGCGGAGGCTTTGGCACTTTTAGCGGCTTACTATGATGCCCAGCATAATTTGGTAGAATCGTTGAAATATTACCAAGAGGCGATTCTTGCCTACACGCGCTTAGACAAGCTCGAACCGCAGATTCGCCTACAAATTGCCCTTTCGAAAATCTTTGAGCAGTCGGGTGATAAGTCCAACGCCTTAGAAACTGCACTTTCGGCTCTCAAAAATGCCGAAAAATTGGGAAAACCTGCCTTATTGCGCCATGCCTATATGCAGGTAGGGATTGCGTATAGCGAAATCAATGAGAACAAAAAAGCAGAGCGCGAGGTATTGAACGCCTTAGCGATAGATAGCGTACAGCGCGATTCGCTGCAAATGGCATATAGTTACAACGTTTTGGGTACGATAGCGCAAGCCGAAAAGGATTATAAAAAGGCTTTTTATTTTTATATGAAAAGCAAAGAATTTTACCAAAGCATTAATGATGTCAAGGATTTGCGCATTGTGCTTTCCAGCATTGGTGAATTATTGATTTTGCAAATGAATTATAATGAAGCACTACAATACCTCACCGAATCGTATAACATCGACGAGCAGTTTGCCGACATCGAAGGCATGGCATACAACTTAGCCTTTATTGCCGAAGTTTATTATAAAAAGCGCAACTATGAGCGGGCTATCGAATTTTCTGAAAAGAGTTTGGGCTACGCGCTCAATACTAAGTCGAAGCAAATTGTGCTTAAAAACTATCAGCTACTTTCTCTTTTTTATGAAGCCAAGCAAGATTTGGCAAAAGCCCTTTCCTATGAGCGCAAATATTCCGACCTGCGCAATGAGATTTTTGAGAAAAACAACGCCGACCGTTTGGCAGAAGCACAGACTTTGCACCAATTAGACAAAAAACAAAAAGAAATAGAATTGTACGAAAAAAATGCGGAATTGGCTACCGAACAGGCAAGAAATACGCGCTACCTCAATTATTTTATGATTGCTTCGGCTTTGGGTGCAATTTTTTATGGCTTTTTATTCTATCGTCGCTATCGGGAAAAGGCAAAAGCCAATGTCCTTTTGCAGGAGCAGAAAGCACAAATTGAAGCCAAAAATCACGAACTCGAACAGCTAAACGAAGCCATAAACCACCAAAGGGCTGAATTAGAACAGACCAACGAGGAAATGCGCGTAACCAATACTGCCTTAGATGTAGCCAATTCGCAGCTCAATATTGCCTATCAGCAGGTTACCAGCAGCATCATGTACGCCAAGCGTATCCAAGATGCCATGCTGCCTGCCATAGACAAGATAAAACGGCTCTTTCCCAATAGCTTTATTTTGTATCAGCCACGCGACATCGTTTCGGGCGATTTTTATTGGTTTTCCGAAACGGGCGATAAAATTGTCTTAGTAGTGGCGGATTGCACAGGGCATGGCGTACCCGGTGCCTTTATGTCTATGTTGGGAGATGCCTTTTTAAATCTAATCATCAATCAGCAGGGCAAAACCAAACCCGACGAGATTCTAAACCTTCTCCACCAAAACATTTATACGGCATTGCACCAAGCCGACCGAGAAAACCAAGACGGCATGGACGCTGCTATTCTCACCATAGACAAAAAGCAGCGAATCTTGCATTTTGCAGGTGCAAGACTGCCTTTGGTCTATAAAAAGGGCAATCATTTTCAGGAAATTAAGGGCGATAAAATGCCCATAGGCGGCTATCGCAAGCAGGCTTCGCAAACCTTTCGCGCACATACCATTCCGATAGATGCGCCCCTGACGCTCTATCTCTATTCCGACGGTTTCCAAGACCAATTTGGAGGCGAATTAGGGCGCAAGTTTATGAGCCGTAGGTTTAAAGATTTGCTGCAAGAAATTCATTACAAATCTATGCCCAAACAGGAAGAGATGCTCAACGTTGCCTTCCAGAAATGGACAGGACTCAAATACAAACAGATAGACGATATTTTAGTGGTAGGATTGAAATTTTCACCCCAAGACTTCTTCCAAGAGCCTGACATACAGACACTTGCCAGTAGTGGTAACCCTTACGAATAGTGGTAGCGATAAGGCAGTAGCTTTTCTAAGCAAGGTTCGAGATACGCCTTTTCGAAACAAAAACGCCTCTCTTTTTGCAAAGAAAGGCGTTTTTTAAAAAAGAATGGGGCTGATTATTTGCCTGCTGCTTCTTGCTGCTCTTTACGCACGCTACGGGTAATAACGACGGAAGCAACTGATACAGAAGGGCTGTTCAAGATTTCGAAGCCTTCGGCAGGAAGGTGTCCTACTTTTACGGTTTTGCCCAAGTCTAAATCTGAAATATCAATCGTGATGCTATCAGGGAGGTTTTCGGGAGTGGCTTTAACGGTTACTTTACGGGTCTTAACCGCCAAGCGTCCGCCTTTTTGTACGCCCACAGGACGACCTGTCAAACGAACAGGGATGTCTAATTTTACGGGCTTATTGGGTACTAAGCGCAAAAAGTCCACGTGAAGGAGCATTTCGCTCACAGGGTGTACTTGGAAGTCTTGTAAGATGGCTTCGTAAATTGTGCCTTCTACATTGACGATAACCTTATGTACGCTGGTGGTATAGATAAGGTCGCGGAAAAGAATCATAGGTGCAAAGAAATGCACAGGCTCGTCGCCACCGTATAAAACGCAAGGCACATTGCCTTCGCTGCGGATTTGCTTCGAGAATTTCGTACCCAAGTCGGTGCGCTTCCAACCGACAATCTCTAATGTTTTCATGTGAATTACCTTGAATTTAAAGGTGGCAAAGGCGATTTCCAGCCGCCCGTTATGGTCTTATTTGTAAAGAAAGGCAAAGTTCGTGCTTTTTGGGCAAACGCGCAAATCTTGTGGCTAATATATCGCCTTGATTTTTACTTTTTTACCGCGAAAGTCGAAGCTCTCACCTGCTTTCTTGTTCGCCATCGCGATAAAGATAGGGGCTTGATTTGAAACGGCGAAAAAGACGCGCTCGCCCATCTTGACCTGCCCCAAGCTAATGGAGATAAAGAAATCGCCTACTTCGGTTTCTACCACTGCGCCCAGCGAAACGCTTTGGTTTTCTTTGTAGGCACTGATGCGCAACAAGACCTCCATTTGTGCCTGTGCCTCTACCAAGTGGCGTGCAAACATGTCCCTATCTTGTTGGAGTTGGGTACGAAAAGATTCGAACTTTTCCTCTGTGCCTGCATCTTCTTCATTGGCACTTTCCTGCGCCTCGTCCATGGCGGCTTTTGCGGCTCTGACCGCTTCCATTTGCTTTTGGCGGCAGAGTTCTAAAAGTTGTTTTTTGATTTCGTTGGGTTGCACGTCTGTATGTAAAGATTTAGAGTTGGAGTTGTATGCTTTAAATACGGTTGCTGTTTTGGGCAAAGGTAGGTATAATACGAATTTTGTCGTCAAAAGTTGTAAAATGCCTTCTTTTTTTTGAAAAAACAAGCGACGGCGGCAAAAGAAAAAAAAGCCACAGGCTCTAACGCCAAAATTGTGTATCTTTGCCCTTATTCTACTCTCTTTTTTTGTTTCAGATGGAAAAAATCATTATCGCCATTGATGGCTATTCGGCGTGTGGCAAGAGCAGCACTGCCAAAGCGGTCGCCGCTGCCTTGGGCTATCGCTACATAGACACAGGTGCTATGTATCGCGCCGTTACGCTTTATTTTTTGCGCCAAAAAATGGATTATCAGACCCTAAGCCAAGATGCAGAGGCTTTCGAAAAGGTACTAACCCAGATTCACCTCGATTTTGAATGGGACGCTGCTGCTCAAAAAAGCCTTATTTTCCTCAATGGTGAAAATGTAGAAGACCAAATCCGCACGCCCGAAGTTGCCACACAGGTAAGCCCTGTCAGCACAATTTCGGCAGTACGCCGCTTTTTGGTGGCACAGCAGCGAGAGATTGGTAAAAATAAAGCCCTTGTCATGGACGGCAGAGATATTGGGACGGTGGTCTTTCCCGATGCCGAACTCAAAGTTTTTATGACTGCCCAGATGGAGGTGCGTGCCGAAAGAAGGCGTTTGGAATTAGCCGAAAAAAATATCGTGCAAAGCCTACCCGAAATTATCCAAAATTTAGCCCAGCGCGATACCATAGATAGCAGCCGCGAGGATAGCCCCCTACGACAAGCCGATGATGCCTTTCTTTTGGATACCTCTTTCCTCACTTTCGAGCAGCAGGTAGAAAAAATATTGGCAGCCTTTCGAGCCTATCAGGAAAAAAAAGTCAATGAAGTAAAAAAGGTGTCATTGACTTCTTAGCTTTTGAGGGTGAAAAATAGGTACGCTTGGGTGTGAGAAATAGTAAGGGAAAAAATAGGCATGTTGGTTAGTTTTTGAAAAGAAGAGGTTTTAGCGCAACATTTTTTGCACAACTTCTAAGAAAGCCTCTACTGTAAAAGGTTTGGGTAAAAGTGCCGTCGCACCTGCACGTAAGGCTTCTTCTTTTCTATTCGAGCGCATTTCGGTTGTCAGAAGTAGGATAGGCACGCTACCGTAAGCGTCATGGCTGCGAACTTCCTGCGTGAGTTGGATTCCGTCCATTTCGGGCATGTTTAAGTCGGTTACGACCAAACTTATGCGGCTGTTTTGGTTTAGAATCTTCATCGCATCTTTGCCATTTGTGCCTTCTAGGACAGAAAAACCTGCTCTTTCCAAACAAGAGCGAACTACTTTGCGAGTGCTTGCAAAATCATCAACGATAAGAATAGTAGGTTGGGTACGCATATAAAAGGTAAAGTTTTGTCAGTGTGTAAAAAGTAAGAGTTAGAAATGCCTTATCAAAACGTGCAGTGCGCTTTTATTTTGTTGAAGGCTTGTATAAATTGATACGCAAAGTTGTAAAAAAAGATTGCAGACGCACTCTTCCGAGCTAAAACCTAATGTAGAAAGCAACGACTTTTTGCTTAAACAAAACCTTTTCAATCCGCTTTCAGGAGGTTATGTAGCTTTTAAAATGAGAAAGGCAGGTACTTGAAAAAAAGATTTTGTGCATACTTTGAGAAAAAAGAGTTAAACAAAAGATGCGAATTGTGTCGAAGTCTTTAAAAAAAACGCGCTTAGGCTCTAAAAAAGTTAAACAGTTTGAAAGGGCGAATATGCGAAAATAAAAAAAAACATACATGCCTTTTAAACCCTCTTAAAATTGCATAAAAAAAAATAACCCTGCTATTGTCCTATGTTCAGACCTTCTTTTCCTACTTTCTATGGGTTTCCCCTTAGTCTTTGAAGGGTGTTTAAATAGGGTTTAAAGGTTTATTTCTGTACTTTTGTGGCGTTTTGCATCAAAAAAGTTAAACAAAATGAGATTTTGCGCCATTTTGTTTAACTTTTGTCGGCAAGCAGTCTTTTTTAGCTATCACAAAAGGGTAGCTACGAACTTTTTTTTAGGGCAGTCTTTTAGCTTTCTTTCAAAAGAGCCAAAAAATCGGGTACGGCAAGGGCATTTTCTACCTTAAAATCGCCGATTTGGGTGCGTCTTAGGCTGGAAAGGTACGCCCCTACGCCTAATTTTTGCCCTACATCTTGGGCGAGGCTGCGAATGTAAGTGCCTTTTGAGCAACGAACCCTAAAAAAGACTTCGGGGAGTTCTATTTTTTCTACCTCAAATTCAAAAATCTCTATTGGGCGGCTTTTGAGTGTGAGGCTTTCGCCCTTTCTTGCGGCTTGGTAGGCGCGTTTGCCCTCTACTGAAACGGCAGAGTAAAGCGGCGGCACTTGTTCTATTTTTCCTATAAAAGATTGTATCACTGCTTGAATAGCCTCATATTTTATGTTTTTTTGTAAAAAATCGAGGTTATGATGTGTCGTAATTTCCGTTTCTTTGTCGTAGGAAGGTGTGGTTGCGCCCAAACAAAAACTGCCCGTATAGGTTTTCTCTTGGGCTTGGAAGGCATCAATTTGTTTGGTCATTTTGCCTGTGCAAAGCAGGAGTAGCCCTGTGGCAAGGGGGTCTAATGTGCCTGCATGCCCCACTTTGATATTTTTCTGACCCGTAAAGCGGCGTAAGGCATACCGCAGTTTATTGACGACATCAAAAGAAGTCCAAGTGTAGGGCTTGTCTAAAAGCAAAACCTGTCCGTCTTGAAAGGCTTGCGGGCTAATAAGAGGCGAAAACGACATAAGGTATGGAGTTGGCTTGTGAAAAATTCTTTTGAGAGTGCGAAAATATGATTATCTTGCAACAAATAACCTTATTTTTGCGAAAAGACTAAGACCTTTTGGCGCATTGCCCTTTTGTGGCAGTATAGGCGTTCCGACTTGTCAAACTTTTTGGGCAGACCAATTTTAATTTCGCCCAGAACAACGATATGAAAATGATATGAAAAAAAATCTATACCTCTTCCTTGCGTTTTGTGTTGGCTTCGGAT from the Hugenholtzia roseola DSM 9546 genome contains:
- a CDS encoding tetratricopeptide repeat protein, coding for MACHLHLPNIILPKGISGRKGRFLVLFAFFKDSKKKQKGLFGGLIEKNGKNSIKDAFAFGKQRRNPYFEQENTACAAFICRKSPFYQINHTYRTFFDEPFMNCFFSFFAKQNPFGAKLSPACKSGKWLLGLMLYLLSWGVQAQKENFYLALKNAQTEEQKVVALNQVAEAELQDNNLDQAYSFGQQALDLALKTANLPQAAKSVLTLARTFRQKKQYASSLRYYLQAIKSYEKQQKKEELAAVYSEVGALYKEQEVPLKALEYYTKAKEIEEESGKSSWRTLDNIAYSHALLKNYDQAVIFYTAVLEQNKIEKDRQATLSTLRSLTDIYKEKQDYEKAAQYNQEIFELNKTAGDKEGMAISLNNLGFLYKFLGKYDDALAAFQQALDLQTTELRPFTVLTNIGVIHQVKGDYTSSANYFSQALKAAKQRNAPAEIAQAYNYLATIYLIKRDFPNARTHAQEAIKIAAQQDAKPILATSFRTMADIYQRQNDYRNAFAFYNQYAALRDTLLLQERNELQASLQRQMTFEKSEKELKLLLVDEEIQDLATKQKQLETEKKLQDLEIQLRDKDLQEFALKNEQLERQRTQQALLLTQQQLEAEKRNQQILSLEKDKAIQDLALKQKELEEEQRREALKAAKEQNKLQNEKLALQEETIKAEQQQKLYSYIALGLAALTILLVAIGFFQQQKARKKLGKQYEQIAAQKYEIEKQNAQLETQKQEILVQNEELEQQQEEILAQRDSIEHKNLQLEAQKEVLVQKNKEVEVLYQNISNISEIGREITSSLDASQIEAMVYANVNAIMPADVFGIGVLEPENHRIRFEGVVEKGAILSKHYDKLREKHKFSVQCLLERKEIVIQDLAKEYPSFQQDDENAGETPASLIYLPLFLKEKPFGVMTVQSFKPNSYSSQEVTMLRALASYAATALDNAQNYELIQAKNRHITDSIRYAQTIQQAVLPANERLNKVLKQYFIVYKPKDIVSGDFYWFSQAEGKMFVAVVDCTGHGVPGAFMSMIGNTILNETVNEKKIYDPAQILTRLHKGVKQALKQEAALNPERRVNDDGMDVVLCSLDFREETQDKVKVLFAGAKRPLIYVLPQTQEAAYVRGDNKSIGGFRERKTVDFVQHEFEFPRNTVLYLTSDGFADQQNPEQIKFGTPRLLQALAENAAEDMANQKVLLEVALENHQRSEEQRDDITILGIKL
- a CDS encoding methyltransferase domain-containing protein, yielding MIDFGKRSYQKELMDELTLEGEDLRRNLEELAFINTHLGGYEVLTSAIHFLEKRKKIDLQQPLSLLDVGSGGGDTLRFLAKYFRRKRWQGNFMGIDANPFMVNYSRMRSLVFPEISFDICDITKPEFENLEADIVICSLFCHHFEDEALIALFRNLKKISKKAFIINDLERNRLAFYAIKSLTHFFSKSYLVKHDAPLSVRRAFKRQELAELLEAAGIKKYRIRWKWAFRYQVIVWQ
- a CDS encoding SpoIIE family protein phosphatase, which translates into the protein MFSLLLFSFSDSVYENKKQSLRLRACFGVCFLFLMLTLSSLWGQDRSALHQKLEKSSRTEEKIELLLALARIDSVSDSAFFYAKKAEVLANNQKNREKQAEALALLAAYYDAQHNLVESLKYYQEAILAYTRLDKLEPQIRLQIALSKIFEQSGDKSNALETALSALKNAEKLGKPALLRHAYMQVGIAYSEINENKKAEREVLNALAIDSVQRDSLQMAYSYNVLGTIAQAEKDYKKAFYFYMKSKEFYQSINDVKDLRIVLSSIGELLILQMNYNEALQYLTESYNIDEQFADIEGMAYNLAFIAEVYYKKRNYERAIEFSEKSLGYALNTKSKQIVLKNYQLLSLFYEAKQDLAKALSYERKYSDLRNEIFEKNNADRLAEAQTLHQLDKKQKEIELYEKNAELATEQARNTRYLNYFMIASALGAIFYGFLFYRRYREKAKANVLLQEQKAQIEAKNHELEQLNEAINHQRAELEQTNEEMRVTNTALDVANSQLNIAYQQVTSSIMYAKRIQDAMLPAIDKIKRLFPNSFILYQPRDIVSGDFYWFSETGDKIVLVVADCTGHGVPGAFMSMLGDAFLNLIINQQGKTKPDEILNLLHQNIYTALHQADRENQDGMDAAILTIDKKQRILHFAGARLPLVYKKGNHFQEIKGDKMPIGGYRKQASQTFRAHTIPIDAPLTLYLYSDGFQDQFGGELGRKFMSRRFKDLLQEIHYKSMPKQEEMLNVAFQKWTGLKYKQIDDILVVGLKFSPQDFFQEPDIQTLASSGNPYE
- a CDS encoding 50S ribosomal protein L25/general stress protein Ctc, which produces MKTLEIVGWKRTDLGTKFSKQIRSEGNVPCVLYGGDEPVHFFAPMILFRDLIYTTSVHKVIVNVEGTIYEAILQDFQVHPVSEMLLHVDFLRLVPNKPVKLDIPVRLTGRPVGVQKGGRLAVKTRKVTVKATPENLPDSITIDISDLDLGKTVKVGHLPAEGFEILNSPSVSVASVVITRSVRKEQQEAAGK
- the cmk gene encoding (d)CMP kinase; this encodes MEKIIIAIDGYSACGKSSTAKAVAAALGYRYIDTGAMYRAVTLYFLRQKMDYQTLSQDAEAFEKVLTQIHLDFEWDAAAQKSLIFLNGENVEDQIRTPEVATQVSPVSTISAVRRFLVAQQREIGKNKALVMDGRDIGTVVFPDAELKVFMTAQMEVRAERRRLELAEKNIVQSLPEIIQNLAQRDTIDSSREDSPLRQADDAFLLDTSFLTFEQQVEKILAAFRAYQEKKVNEVKKVSLTS
- a CDS encoding response regulator, which gives rise to MRTQPTILIVDDFASTRKVVRSCLERAGFSVLEGTNGKDAMKILNQNSRISLVVTDLNMPEMDGIQLTQEVRSHDAYGSVPILLLTTEMRSNRKEEALRAGATALLPKPFTVEAFLEVVQKMLR
- the truB gene encoding tRNA pseudouridine(55) synthase TruB, which codes for MSFSPLISPQAFQDGQVLLLDKPYTWTSFDVVNKLRYALRRFTGQKNIKVGHAGTLDPLATGLLLLCTGKMTKQIDAFQAQEKTYTGSFCLGATTPSYDKETEITTHHNLDFLQKNIKYEAIQAVIQSFIGKIEQVPPLYSAVSVEGKRAYQAARKGESLTLKSRPIEIFEFEVEKIELPEVFFRVRCSKGTYIRSLAQDVGQKLGVGAYLSSLRRTQIGDFKVENALAVPDFLALLKES